A section of the Phaseolus vulgaris cultivar G19833 chromosome 8, P. vulgaris v2.0, whole genome shotgun sequence genome encodes:
- the LOC137824255 gene encoding ribosome biogenesis protein NOP53 translates to MGKKAKGSRKGKKAWRANISTEEIEDFFEKSTKDALSGGSLQALSSDSLFYEDKSKDLAVKRKIEKHREKVLRCDSLLQKNQFVKPVPSSILKKCSKNRKTVSNVKEVIQDGTKDDSTMFDLWNEKGEDNKQVKKVSKPTLIPAVEVDPPGCSFNPSYESHQDTLASAVAEEMQKVYKKELGPEPVPLTVPGEAIAEEDMYFLDVDDGDDDDDSNPENEDENEDSASEKKPIKKKRVTKVVLNKRARRKEQLKKEAEAKKIKELSKEIDSIPDIIQEIEQEEEEKKKKHLRRKVAKQEMLKTRPPRIGKHKFEPAPVQVLLSEEITGSIRKLKGCCTLIKDRYKSLEKRGLILPTKRRN, encoded by the exons ATGGGGAAGAAAGCAAAAGGGTCAAGGAAGGGTAAGAAGGCGTGGAGGGCTAACATCAGCACCGAAGAGATCGAAGATTTCTTCGAGAAATCAACGAAGGACGCTCTTTCTGGTGGCTCTCTCCAAGCCCTTTCTAGTGATTCCCTCTTTTATGAAGACAAGTCCAAAG ATCTTGCGGTGAAGAGGAAGATTGAGAAGCACAGGGAGAAAGTGCTGCGCTGTGATAGCCTGCTACAGAAAAACCAGTTTGTTAAGCCAGTGCCATCTTCTATTCTGAAGAAGTGTTCTAAAAACCGCAAAACGGTCTCTAATGTGAAAGAGGTCATTCAAGATGGTACCAAG GATGATTCTACCATGTTTGATCTATGGAATGAGAAAG GTGAGGACAACAAGCAAGTGAAAAAG GTATCAAAGCCTACTCTCATTCCAGCAGTAGAAGTTGATCCTCCAGGCTGTTCTTTCAATCCCTCATATGAAAGTCATCAG GACACATTAGCTTCTGCTGTTGCGGAAGAAATGCAAAAAGTCTACAAAAAAGAATTGGGGCCTGAACCTGTGCCATTAACTGTTCCTGGAGAAGCTATTGCTGAAGAAGAT ATGTATTTTCTTGATGTGGATGATGGGGATGACGATGATGATAGTAATCCTGAAAATGAGGATGAAAATGAAGATTCTGCATCAGAGAAAAA gcctattaaaaaaaaaagagtgaccAAAGTTGTGTTGAATAAGAGAGCTAGGCGGAAAGAACAACTTAAAAAAGAAGCAGAAGCTAAGAAGATAAAGGAGTTGTCAAAGGAAATTGATAG CATACCCGACATTATTCAGGAAATTGAGCAAGAAgaggaggaaaagaagaagaaacatcTTAGGCGAAAAGTTGCTAAACAGGAGATGTTAAAGACACGCCCACCTCGCATAGGAAAGCACAA ATTTGAGCCTGCACCTGTTCAAGTTTTATTAAGTGAAGAAATTACTGGATCAATTCGGAAGCTTAAG GGCTGCTGCACCCTTATAAAGGATCGATACAAAAGCCTAGAAAAGAGAGGATTGATTCTTCCAACAAAAAGAAG GAATTAG
- the LOC137826464 gene encoding ubiquitin-activating enzyme E1 2-like, with translation MLPRKRASEGGVVVEGESDAATNNNTSKKARITCFAACSGAAESAVNDISQGFSSGGSGGDNSGGGNSIEGMALGVSNPAEIDEDLHSRQLAVYGRETMRKLFASSVLVSGMQGLGVEIAKNLILAGVKSVTLHDEGNVELWDLSSNFLFSENDVGKNRAVASVSKLQELNNAVAVLSLTTKLTTEQLANFQAVVFTEISLEKAIEFDDYCHSHKPPIAFIKTEVRGLFGSLFCDFGPEFTVFDVDGEDPHTGIIASISNDNPALVSCVDDERLEFQDGDLVIFSEVHGMKELNDGKPRKIKNARAHSFTLEEDTTDYGRYEKGGIVTQVKQPKVLNFKPLREALSDPGDFLLSDFSKFDRPPLLHLAFQGLDKFVSEIGRFPVAGSEDDAQKLVSIVSSINDGLGDGRLEDVNEKLLQQFASGARAVLNPMAAMFGGFVGQEVVKACSGKFHPLFQFFYFDSVESLPTEPLDPNDLKPLNSRYDAQISVFGQKLQKKLEDAEVFVVGSGALGCEFLKNLALMGVSCGQGKLTITDDDVIEKSNLTRQFLFRDWNIGQAKSTVASSAAASINPRLNIEALQNRVGPETENVFHDTFWEKLSVVINALDNVSARLYVDQRCLYFQKPLLESGTLGDKFNTQMVIPHLTENYGASRDPPEKQAPMCTVHSFPHNIDHCLTWARSEFEGLLEKTPAEVNAFLSNPSEYTNATRNAGDAQARDNLERILECLDEDKCLTFEDCISWARLKFEDYFANRVKQLIYTFPEDAATSTGVPFWSAPKRFPRPLEFSSSDPGHMQFLMAAAILRAETFGIPIPDWVKNPKKLAEVVDLVIVPDFKPKKNANIVTDEKATSLSSASIDDAAVINDLITKLEVCRSKLQPDFRMKPVQFEKDDDTNYHMDLIAGLANMRARNYSIPEVDKLKAKFIAGRIIPAIATSTAMATGFVCLELYKALDGGHKVEDYRNTFVNLGTPFFSMAEPVPPKVIKHQDMSWTVWDRWIVKDNPTLRELLEWLKAKGLNAYSISCGSCLLYNSMFPKHKERMDRKIVDLAREVAKMDIPSDRNHLDVVVACEDDEDNDIDIPQVSIYFR, from the exons ATGCTTCCTAGAAAGAGAGCGAGCGAAGGAGGAGTGGTAGTTGAAGGAGAGAGTGACGCCGCCACCAACAACAATACTTCGAAGAAAGCTCGGATCACCTGCTTTGCTGCCTGCTCGGGTGCTGCGGAATCGGCGGTGAACGACATCAGCCAGGGATTCAGTAGCGGCGGCAGCGGCGGGGACAACAGCGGCGGAGGGAACTCGATCGAAGGAATGGCGTTGGGGGTCTCGAACCCAGCGGAGATCGACGAGGATCTGCACAGTCGGCAGCTCGCCGTCTATGGCCGGGAGACCATGCGGAAGCTCTTCGCGTCCAGCGTCCTCGTTTCTGGGATGCAGGGTCTTGGTGTTGAGATTG CGAAGAATCTCATTCTTGCTGGGGTGAAATCCGTAACCTTGCACGATGAAGGAAATGTGGAGTTATGGGATTTGTCCAGTAATTTTCTGTTTTCAGAAAATGATGTTGGCAAGAACAGGGCAGTGGCTTCTGTTAGTAAGTTGCAGGAACTTAACAATGCGGTAGCTGTACTAAGCTTGACAACTAAGCTTACAACAGAACAACTTGCTAATTTCCAG GCTGTTGTTTTTACTGAAATCAGTCTTGAGAAAGCCATTGAATTCGATGATTACTGCCACAGTCATAAGCCTCCTATTGCCTTTATTAAAACTGAAGTTAGGGGGCTTTTTGGTTCTCTGTTTTGTGATTTTGGGCCCGAGTTCACTGTTTTTGATGTTGATGGAGAGGATCCTCATACTGGCATAATTGCATCAATCAGCAATGACAACCCTGCTCTAGTTTCTTGTGTTGATGATGAGAGGCTCGAGTTTCAAGATGGAGATCTGGTTATATTCTCTGAAGTTCATGGAATGAAAGAGTTGAATGATGGAAAGccaagaaagataaaaaatgcTAGAGCACATTCATTCACTCTTGAAGAAGACACTACAGATTATGGTAGATATGAAAAAGGTGGTATTGTCACGCAGGTTAAACAACCAAAGGTTTTGAACTTTAAACCACTGAGGGAAGCACTCAGTGATCCAGGTGATTTTCTTCTGAGTgatttttctaaatttgatcGCCCACCCCTACTGCATTTAGCATTCCAGGGTTTGGATAAGTTCGTATCCGAGATAGGTCGCTTCCCTGTTGCTGGTTCAGAGGATGATGCACAGAAACTAGTATCCATTGTCAGTAGTATTAATGATGGCTTAGGTGATGGAAGGTTGGAAGATGTGAATGAAAAACTTCTACAACAATTTGCCTCTGGTGCTCGGGCAGTATTGAACCCAATGGCGGCAATGTTTGGTGGATTTGTAGGACAAGAGGTTGTAAAGGCATGCTCTGGGAAATTTCATCCACTTTTTCAA tttttctactttgattctgTGGAGTCGCTTCCTACAGAACCACTGGATCCTAATGATTTAAAGCCGTTAAATAGTCGTTACGATGCACAGATTTCAGTGTTTGGACAAAAGTTGCAGAAGAAATTAGAGGATGCTGAAGTTTTTGTTGTTGGATCTGGTGCATTGGGATGTGAATTTTTGAAAAACCTTGCCCTAATGGGAGTTTCTTGTGGCCAGGGAAAACTGACAATTACTGATGATGATGTTATAGAAAAGAGTAACCTGACTAGACAGTTCCTCTTCCGTGATTGGAATATTGGCCAGGCAAAGTCTACAGTTGCTTCTTCTGCTGCTGCTTCTATAAATCCTCGTCTGAATATTGAAGCTCTGCAAAATCGTGTTGGCCCAGAAACTGAAAATGTGTTTCATGACACCTTCTGGGAAAAGTTAAGTGTTGTGATTAATGCATTAGACAATGTGAGCGCAAGACTCTATGTTGATCAGAGATGCTTATATTTCCAGAAGCCACTTCTTGAGTCTGGTACTCTCGGAGATAAATTCAATACGCAAATGGTCATCCCCCACCTGACAGAAAATTATGGTGCATCAAGAGATCCACCTGAGAAACAGGCGCCAATGTGTACTGTTCACTCCTTCCCTCATAACATTGACCACTGCTTGACTTGGGCTCGGTCAGAGTTTGAGGGTTTACTTGAGAAAACTCCAGCTGAAGTAAATGCATTTTTATCTAATCCAAGCGAATATACCAATGCGACGAGGAATGCTGGTGATGCTCAAGCAAGGGATAACTTGGAGCGTATTCTTGAGTGTTTGGACGAGGACAAGTGTCTGACTTTTGAAGATTGTATTTCATGGGCTAGGCTAAA gtttgaagattattttGCTAACCGGGTAAAGCAATTAATTTATACTTTTCCTGAAGATGCTGCCACTAGTACTGGAGTTCCCTTCTGGTCTGCACCAAAACGATTCCCTCGTCCTCTGGAATTCTCATCATCTGATCCGGGTCATATGCAGTTTTTGATGGCTGCTGCTATACTACGTGCAGAAACATTTGGTATTCCAATCCCTGATTGGGTTAAAAATCCTAAGAAGTTGGCTGAAGTCGTTGATTTAGTGATTGTACCTGACTTTAAgcccaagaaaaatgcaaataTAGTGACAGATGAGAAGGCCACCAGTCTCTCTTCTGCTTCTATAGATGATGCAGCTGTGATTAATGATCTAATCACCAAGTTAGAGGTGTGTCGGTCAAAGCTTCAACCAGATTTCAGGATGAAACCAGTTCAATTTGAGAAG GATGATGATACAAACTACCATATGGACCTGATAGCTGGGCTTGCCAACATGAGGGCACGGAACTACAGCATTCCTGAAGTTGACAAACTCAAGGCCAAGTTTATTGCCGGGAGGATCATTCCAGCAATTGCAACATCAACTGCCATGGCCACAGGATTTGTCTGCCTGGAGCTGTACAAAGCTTTGGATGGAGGACACAAAGTCGAGGACTACCGAAACACATTTGTCAACTTAGGAACGCCTTTCTTTTCCATGGCAGAGCCCGTTCCACCCAAGGTAATCAAGCATCAAGATATGAGTTGGACAGTTTGGGACAGATGGATCGTGAAAGACAATCCTACTCTAAGGGAGCTTCTTGAGTGGCTGAAGGCAAAAGGTTTGAATGCTTATAGTATTTCATGTGGAAGTTGTCTGCTCTATAACAGCATGTTCCCTAAGCATAAAGAGCGAATGGACAGAAAGATAGTGGATTTAGCTAGGGAGGTGGCCAAGATGGACATACCTTCAGACCGAAATCACTTGGATGTTGTGGTTGCCTGTGAGGATGATGAAGACAATGACATTGACATCCCCCAAGTATCCATCTATTTCCGTTAG
- the LOC137825517 gene encoding serine/threonine-protein kinase STY8-like, with protein MAAALECWSSRATTAADDDTVEQVLMRTHHRSEGSASTPKDPSSIPNVHKKFQKLTRNVSEAIASFRNSLNLDSPPSSKADASSRKLAWGSVVRNLTQLYPGSQLPEKLMSNIRKHYDSLPLSYAQAEFDMKDVFLHIKLMEQASESDQPAILIQEECDDEVQGTALRLTFACNSPISWPAMSGALDSSSICCKRMQIFEKKGFTLGVVLLVVQSGHDKLVRTRVENALKFAMKKPKTGAVKLPFGLCGCQEENSKGRDLVEIEEENGDGYRGKEFENSSQRIQLQVPLPSSCFVVSVDEWQTVKSGGDEIEKWLLNSDSVEFVEQMGPNSYKGVYMGKRVGIEKLKGCDKGNSYEFELHKDLLELMTCGHRNILQFCGICVDDNHGLCVVTKFMEGGSVHDLMLKNKKLQNKDIVRIAVDVAEGIKFMNEHGVAYRDLNTQRILLDRHGNACLGDMGIVTACKSVGEAMEYETDGYRWLAPEIIAGDPENVTETWMSNVYSFGMVIWEMVTGEAAYSSFSPVQAAVGIAACGLRPEIPKDCQQTLKYIMTKCWNNTPSKRPQFSEILAILLRPNNNNR; from the exons ATGGCTGCAGCTTTAGAGTGCTGGTCCAGCCGCGCCACCACCGCCGCCGACGATGACACGGTGGAGCAGGTCCTCATGCGCACCCATCACAGATCCGAAGGCTCGGCTTCCACCCCCAAGGACCCCTCCTCCATCCCCAACGTCCACAAGAAGTTTCAGAAACTCACCCGCAACGTCTCTGAAGCCATCGCCTCCTTCAGAAACTCGCTCAACCTCGATTCACCTCCTTCCTCCAAAGCTGATGCCTCTTCCCGGAAACTTGCCTGGGGAAGTGTCGTTCGCAACCTCACTCAGCTCTACCCCGGAAGCCAACTCCCCGAGAAACTCATGTCAAACATCCGCAAGCATTATGATTCATTGCCCCTCAG TTATGCACAGGCTGAGTTTGATATGAAGGATGTGTTTCTTCACATAAAGTTGATGGAGCAAGCTTCGGAGAGTGACCAGCCTGCGATTTTGATTCAAGAGGAGTGTGATGATGAGGTTCAAGGTACTGCTCTGAGGCTCACGTTTGCTTGCAACTCTCCAATTTCGTGGCCTGCGATGTCGGGGGCATTGGATAGTTCCTCCATTTGCTGCAAGAGGATGCAGATCTTTGAGAAGAAGGGTTTCACCTTGGGAGTTGTGCTTCTTGTGGTTCAGTCTGGGCATGATAAGTTGGTGAGGACCAGGGTTGAAAATGCTCTGAAGTTTGCTATGAAGAAGCCTAAAACTGGTGCTGTGAAGCTTCCTTTCGGGCTTTGTGGGTGCCAGGAGGAAAATTCCAAAGGGAGAGATCTTGTGGAGATTGAAGAAGAAAACGGTGATGGTTACCGGGGAAAGGAGTTTGAGAATTCAAGTCAAAGGATTCAGCTTCAGGTGCCTTTGCCTTCTTCATGTTTTGTTGTTTCAGTGGATGAATGGCAGACCGTAAAGTCAGGTGGGGATGAGATTGAGAAATGGTTGTTGAACTCAGATAGTGTTGAGTTTGTAGAGCAGATGGGGCCAAATTCGTATAAGGGAGTATATATGGGAAAGAGGGTTGGGATTGAGAAGCTGAAGGGATGTGATAAAGGGAATTCTTATGAGTTTGAGCTCCACAAAGATCTGCTGGAACTCATGACTTGTGGTCATAGGAACATTTTGCAGTTCTGCGGTATTTGCGTGGATGATAATCATGGGTTGTGCGTGGTGACCAAGTTCATGGAAGGTGGATCTGTTCATGATCTGATGTTGAAGAACAAGAAGCTGCAGAATAAGGATATTGTGAGGATTGCAGTTGATGTGGCTGAAGGGATCAAGTTTATGAATGAACATGGTGTTGCATATAGAGACCTTAATACACAGAGAATTCTGTTGGATAGGCACGGAAATGCTTGCTTGGGAGATATGGGTATCGTCACTGCCTGCAAGAGTGTTGGAGAAGCTATGGAGTATGAAACTGATGGTTACAGGTGGCTAGCTCCTGAG ATAATAGCAGGGGACCCAGAGAATGtgacagagacatggatgagtAATGTGTATAGTTTTGGGATGGTAATTTGGGAGATGGTAACTGGTGAGGCAGCATATTCTTCATTTTCACCTGTGCAAGCAGCAGTGGGCATTGCTGCATGTGGCCTTAGACCTGAAATCCCAAAAGACTGCCAACAAACTCTAAAATACATTATGACAAAGTGCTGGAACAACACCCCTTCCAAACGCCCTCAGTTCTCTGAAATCTTAGCCATATTGCTGCGACCAAACAACAACAACAGATAA